A single region of the Raphanus sativus cultivar WK10039 chromosome 1, ASM80110v3, whole genome shotgun sequence genome encodes:
- the LOC108815329 gene encoding probable arabinosyltransferase ARAD2, with the protein MVPKITSMAVARPLCSISCLFLSFSLVSLLFFYFFFSNSLLFTPDLRISQSQDTFQTGINVFVAELPRSLNYGLLDKYWSSSSPDSRIPSDPDHPTRKPNQPKPGKYPPYPENPLIKQYSAEYWIMGDLETPPEKRIGSFAKRVFSESEADVVFVPFFATLSAEMELGNGKGSSFRKRSGNEDYQRQRQVLDFLNNTQAWKRSGGRDHVFVLTDPVAMWHVREEIALSILLVVDFGGWFRQDSKSFNRTTSSGFPERIEHTQVSVIKDVIVPYTHLLPRLDLSRNQRQRHTLLYFKGAKHRHRGGLIREKLWDLLVDEHDIVMEEGFPNATGREQSIRGMRNSEFCLHPAGDTPTSCRLFDAIQSLCIPVIVSDNIELPFEGILDYAEFSVFVSVSDALTPKWLANHLRSFSQRDKETFRSRMAKVQSVFAYDNGQADGIGPIQPDGAVNHIWKKVQQKVPMVKEAVIRERRKPVGTSVPLRCQCI; encoded by the exons ATGGTTCCTAAGATCACATCAATGGCGGTGGCTAGACCTCTCTGCTCAATCTCTTGCTTATTCCTCTCCTTCTCCCTCGTCTCGCTtctcttcttctacttcttcttctcaaaCTCCTTACTATTCACCCCAGACCTAAGAATCTCACAGTCACAGGATACCTTCCAAACCGGGATCAATGTCTTCGTAGCCGAGCTTCCGAGATCCCTAAATTACGGTCTCCTCGACAAGTACTGGTCCTCCTCTTCTCCAGATTCACGCATACCCAGCGACCCGGATCACCCGACCCGGAAACCCAATCAACCCAAACCCGGTAAATACCCGCCGTACCCTGAGAACCCTCTGATCAAGCAGTACAGCGCTGAGTACTGGATCATGGGAGACCTCGAGACCCCACCGGAGAAACGAATCGGATCTTTCGCGAAACGGGTCTTCAGCGAATCCGAAGCTGATGTGGTCTTCGTGCCCTTCTTCGCCACGCTAAGCGCGGAGATGGAGCTTGGTAATGGCAAAGGTTCCTCCTTTAGGAAGAGATCTGGAAACGAAGATTATCAGAGGCAGAGACAAGTTCTCGACTTTTTGAACAACACCCAAGCTTGGAAGCGATCCGGTGGGCGTGATCACGTTTTTGTTCTTACCG ACCCTGTTGCAATGTGGCATGTTCGTGAGGAGATTGCTCTCTCTATCCTACTTGTGGTGGATTTCGGAGGATGGTTCAGGCAAGATTCCAAGTCTTTCAACCGTACTACTAGTAGCGGCTTCCCTGAGAGGATTGAGCATACCCAAGTCTCTGTCATTAAGGATGTCATTGTTCCATACACCCATCTTCTTCCTCGCCTTGATTTGTCTCGCAACCAGAGACAACGTCACACTCTTCTTTATTTCAAAGGCGCTAAGCACCGACATCGG GGAGGGTTGATTAGAGAAAAGCTATGGGACTTGCTGGTGGATGAACACGACATTGTCATGGAAGAAGGTTTCCCTAACGCAACGGGAAGAGAACAGTCGATAAGAGGGATGAGAAACTCAGAGTTCTGCCTGCATCCAGCAGGTGACACTCCCACTTCATGCCGTCTCTTTGACGCCATACAAAGCCTATGCATCCCTGTGATTGTCAGCGACAACATTGAGCTCCCCTTTGAAGGAATCCTAGATTATGCAGAATTCTCGGTCTTTGTCTCTGTAAGTGATGCGTTAACACCTAAATGGTTGGCTAATCATCTCAGAAGCTTCTCCCAAAGAGACAAGGAAACATTTAGAAGTAGAATGGCAAAGGTGCAGTCGGTTTTTGCCTATGATAATGGCCAAGCGGATGGGATTGGACCGATTCAACCTGATGGTGCGGTGAATCACATATGGAAGAAGGTTCAGCAGAAGGTGCCAATGGTTAAGGAAGCAGTGATTAGGGAGAGGAGAAAACCAGTTGGTACTTCTGTCCCTCTTCGCTGTCAATGTATCTGA
- the LOC108846736 gene encoding uncharacterized protein LOC108846736 has protein sequence MIGYNGSVHGYFKGKCGLRQDDPLSPYLFVIAMNLLSIMLNNAAADLKIKYHSKCASSKLTHLCFADDLLIFIDGSLSSVQNVLQVMREFELRSGLAVSVQKSSFFAFGLSQQELDTIKASTGMPQPSLPVRYLGVPLNTKKLTIHNCEVWIQQFRNEVLDGCLSNYWTVKINPKYSWLTNKLIKMRDVVYIWIKLRVENGRSCRFWTDNWSPYGSLDNYLMRVTNSGFAIPKTATLYDLLVDGQWVLPPARSNEFLQVQIYLTTLSLTEEEDTYEWAISDLPSTRYSTGEVYDQLRHEGEVVSWSKVVWISGGIPKHSFLTWLFILNHCPTRDRMLRCGIQTDSSCLLCNAHQESRDNLFFLCPYAWDLWLSMQNLGGNKLRKRLTFIAWQATIYWLWQERNNRLHRQQFCSNDALFRLLDRQIRDRILFFRQQSPINSSSVMQMWL, from the exons ATGATCGGCTACAATGGCAGTGTCCATGGATACTTCAAAGGCAAGTGTGGGTTGAGGCAGGATGACCCTCTTTCTCCCTATTTGTTCGTAATTGCGATGAATTTACTATCCATAATGTTGAACAATGCAGCAGCAGACTTGAAGATAAAGTATCACTCCAAATGTGCTTCCTCGAAACTCACCCACTTGTGCTTTGCTGATGATCTTTTGATTTTCATAGATGGCTCACTCTCTTCCGTTCAGAATGTGCTTCAGGTCATGCGGGAATTCGAGCTTCGCTCTGGTTTGGCTGTCAGTGTCCAGAAATCTTCATTCTTTGCTTTTGGCCTGTCACAACAAGAGCTAGACACAATTAAAGCCTCTACGGGAATGCCACAACCCTCACTCCCTGTGAGATATTTGGGTGTTCCTTTAAATACTAAGAAGCTAACAATTCATAATTGTGAGGTCTGGATTCAACAG TTTAGGAATGAAGTTTTAGATGGATGCCTAAGTAACTACTGGACGGTGAAGATAAATCCCAAGTACTCATGGCTAACAAACAAACTGATTAAGATGAGAGATGTGGTCTATATATGGATCAAATTGCGAGTGGAGAATGGAAGAAGCTGTAGATTTTGGACAGATAACTGGTCACCTTATGGATCGCTGGATAACTACTTGATGAGAGTTACAAACTCCGGATTTGCAATCCCAAAAACTGCAACACTCTATGATCTTCTGGTAGATGGGCAGTGGGTGCTTCCTCCTGCACGTTCTAATGAGTTTCTTCAAGTTCAAATATACTTAACTACTCTCTCATTAACCGAAGAAGAAGATACCTATGAGTGGGCTATCTCTGATTTACCTTCAACTCGCTATAGCACTGGTGAGGTCTACGATCAATTAAGGCATGAAGGAGAGGTGGTGTCGTGGTCGAAAGTTGTCTGGATTAGTGGAGGGATACCGAAGCACAGCTTTCTCACTTGGCTATTCATCCTAAACCATTGTCCAACAAGGGACCGTATGCTTCGATGTGGGATTCAAACTGACTCTTCTTGCCTTCTCTGCAACGCCCACCAGGAATCGAGAGAtaatctcttcttcctctgcCCTTATGCTTGGGATTTGTGGCTATCT ATGCAAAACTTAGGGGGAAACAAACTTCGGAAGCGTCTCACTTTCATCGCCTGGCAAGCGACAATCTATTGGCTTTGGCAAGAGAGGAACAATAGGCTTCACCGCCAACAGTTCTGCTCCAATGATGCTCTTTTCCGACTTCTAGATAGGCAGATAAGAGACAGGATACTATTTTTCCGCCAGCAATCACCGATCAACTCTTCCTCAGTCATGCAAATGTGGCTTTGA